Proteins encoded by one window of Nostoc sp. ATCC 53789:
- a CDS encoding TniQ family protein, with product MPVENLKLYQSWELEQPILPERSRLFSLPPVGVGTAIVESLSSYLIRLADAHGITVGGLIRYYIAPLFFLNEQPPGLSKKDAIELVVVRLRKELAILQQPTAQFWLSQTQHVSKVVNVLEILTGRKDISYLTLLPWKTWRLSFNHIFHTQQRWCAGCYQDWRDANTPVYQPLLWALEPVTVCPYHQRYLQIYCLCYGHTQPFFQPQKLNGYCHECDAWLGRNLDLPSHSRSKGRKFDRDLWIAQALGNLLAATPSLHTNPLIRETKVTPKRTLPTLYKFLRWCYKLSLSPVEGLNLLEIQ from the coding sequence ATGCCTGTTGAGAACTTGAAATTGTATCAATCATGGGAATTAGAGCAACCCATACTACCTGAGCGTAGCCGTCTTTTCTCTCTACCACCAGTTGGTGTCGGCACAGCAATTGTCGAGAGCTTGAGTAGCTACTTAATTCGCTTGGCTGATGCACATGGAATTACAGTTGGGGGCTTGATTCGCTATTACATTGCTCCTTTATTTTTTCTTAACGAGCAGCCTCCAGGATTATCCAAAAAAGATGCTATCGAGCTAGTTGTAGTTAGATTGCGAAAAGAACTAGCCATTTTGCAGCAACCAACTGCCCAATTTTGGCTTTCCCAAACACAGCATGTTTCTAAGGTTGTTAATGTACTAGAAATCTTAACTGGTCGCAAAGATATCAGCTATTTAACTTTGTTGCCTTGGAAAACTTGGCGACTTTCATTTAACCACATCTTCCATACACAGCAGCGTTGGTGTGCAGGTTGTTACCAAGATTGGCGTGATGCTAATACCCCTGTATATCAACCTCTGTTATGGGCGTTAGAGCCTGTAACTGTCTGCCCATACCATCAACGCTATTTACAAATATACTGTTTGTGCTACGGTCATACCCAACCTTTTTTCCAACCTCAGAAACTAAACGGCTACTGTCACGAGTGTGATGCTTGGCTTGGGCGCAATCTTGACCTACCGAGTCATAGCCGAAGCAAAGGGCGCAAATTTGATCGGGATTTGTGGATTGCTCAAGCTCTTGGAAATCTGCTTGCTGCTACTCCCTCACTCCACACAAATCCCCTCATCAGAGAAACAAAAGTTACCCCTAAACGAACATTGCCTACTTTATACAAGTTTTTGAGATGGTGTTACAAGCTTAGTTTATCTCCTGTCGAGGGTTTAAACTTGCTCGAAATTCAGTAA
- a CDS encoding tyrosine-type recombinase/integrase, which translates to MDTLYLSEAEALLIEYEAFLKGKTHSTIDAYMRIIRQLLLWIVEHPGSGGDFQPEQLTKTAMEIYLAYLDTSGYSIAHQARVKSAVSGFARWLIEEKGILRRNPTRGLNIPAQPLLAPRQLTPDQRYILRNLIEKDGHPRSMAVFALGYWAGCRVSDVSWLRIEHTHIGPKVGWLHVGYKGGKARDIDLINAVRKPMYEYIHHGGRDTESDYTFTSQRNERLTEAGIHRWWKNIKAQATVSEWELIHDVTFHDLRHDFAHRAREAGWTLEEVAYYLGHITKKGTPAIQTTVRYTQSSRQQVKDKLALLKG; encoded by the coding sequence GTGGATACACTTTACTTATCTGAAGCCGAAGCACTACTCATAGAGTATGAGGCGTTCCTAAAAGGTAAAACGCATAGCACTATTGATGCCTATATGCGTATCATTAGGCAGCTTCTTCTTTGGATTGTAGAACATCCTGGGAGTGGAGGAGATTTTCAACCCGAACAGTTGACCAAAACGGCGATGGAAATTTATCTCGCCTATCTAGATACGTCAGGTTACAGCATTGCTCACCAAGCACGGGTTAAATCTGCTGTCAGTGGTTTTGCCCGTTGGCTCATTGAGGAGAAGGGAATTTTACGTCGCAACCCCACCAGAGGATTAAACATTCCAGCCCAGCCACTTTTAGCCCCCAGACAATTGACTCCTGACCAACGTTATATTTTACGCAACCTGATCGAAAAAGATGGTCATCCACGTAGCATGGCTGTGTTTGCATTGGGGTACTGGGCTGGTTGTCGCGTGAGTGATGTTTCCTGGCTACGGATAGAGCATACCCATATTGGCCCCAAAGTTGGCTGGTTGCACGTTGGTTACAAGGGTGGTAAGGCGCGAGATATTGATCTAATTAACGCTGTCCGAAAACCAATGTATGAATATATTCATCACGGCGGGCGAGATACTGAGAGTGATTACACTTTTACCTCTCAGCGCAATGAGAGGCTGACCGAAGCCGGCATTCATCGCTGGTGGAAAAACATTAAAGCACAAGCAACTGTTTCTGAGTGGGAACTCATCCATGATGTAACTTTTCATGATCTGCGTCATGATTTCGCTCACCGAGCGCGTGAAGCAGGATGGACTTTGGAGGAGGTTGCTTATTATCTTGGTCATATCACCAAAAAGGGAACTCCAGCTATTCAAACCACGGTTCGGTACACTCAAAGTAGCCGACAGCAAGTGAAAGACAAGCTTGCATTACTCAAGGGATAA